In Cyprinus carpio isolate SPL01 chromosome A14, ASM1834038v1, whole genome shotgun sequence, a single window of DNA contains:
- the LOC109061926 gene encoding LOW QUALITY PROTEIN: sodium/hydrogen exchanger 6-like (The sequence of the model RefSeq protein was modified relative to this genomic sequence to represent the inferred CDS: inserted 1 base in 1 codon): protein MGSTCEMMSIWRRLSLFVLASALCSCPCRAEDSAMENIVTEKKAEESHRQDSADLLVFILLLTLTILTIWLFKHRRFRFLHETGLAMIYGLLVGVVLRYAIHVPSDMNNITLSCNVNASPATLLVNVSGKFYEYTLKGEISGSEVNDIQDNEMLRKVTFDPEVFFNILLPPIIFHAGYSLKRRHFFRNLGSILAYAFVGTVVSCFIIGLLMYGCVMLMKQIGHLGGDFFFTDCLFFGSIVSATDPVTVLAIFNELQVDADLYALLFGESVLNDAVAVVLSSSIIAYQPEGDNTHTFEAMAMLKSFGIFLGVFSGSFALGVATGVVTALVTKFTKLRDFPLLETALFFLMSWSTFLLAEACGFTGVVAVLFCGMTQAHYTFNNLSPESQERTKQLFELLNFLAENFIFSYMGLTLFTFKNHVFNPIFIVGAFLAVFLGRAANIYPLSFLLNLGRKHKISPNFQHMMMFAGLRGAMTFALSIRDTATYARQMMFSTTLLVVFFTVWICGGGTTQMLSCQKIRVGVDTDQENFQIGPDGVERRSTKQESAWFFRVWYNFDHNYLKPLLTHSGPPLTATFPACCGPLARCLTSPQAYENEEQLKDSDSDLILNDSDITLTYGDITVSTDATGAHTSGMPVGRVAVNSDEALDRELAFGDHELVIRGTRLVLPMDDSEPPLXSGLPPPPAQERNDELNGASLFSLTCLIQSDLSQHLSCL, encoded by the exons ATGGGCTCTACATGTGAAATGATGAGTATTTGGAGAAGGCTGTCTCTGTTTGTTTTGGCGAGCGCCCTCTGCTCGTGCCCGTGCCGAGCTGAAGACAGTGCGATGGAGAACATCGTGACAGAGAAGAAAGCTGAAGAAAGCCACAGGCAAGACAGCGCCGACCTACTAGTCTTCATCCTGCTCCTCACCCTCACAATCTTGACCATATGGTTGTTCAAACACCGCCGCTTCAGGTTTCTGCACGAGACGGGGCTGGCGATGATATATG GGTTGCTTGTGGGTGTTGTCCTGCGATATGCTATTCATGTACCCAGCGACATGAACAATATTACACTGAGCTGTAATGTCAATGCCAGTCCGGCCACACTTCTGGTGAATGTCAGTGGTAAGTTCTATGAGTACACGCTGAAAGGAGAGATCAGTGGCAGTGAAGTCAATGACATTCAGGACAACGAGATGCTCCGCAAG GTGACCTTTGACCCAGAGGTCTTCTTCAATATTCTCTTGCCTCCCATCATTTTTCATGCTGGATACAGTTTAAAACga AGACATTTCTTCAGGAACTTGGGCTCCATTCTTGCCTACGCGTTTGTGGGAACCGTGGTGTCTTGTTTCATCATTGG GTTGTTAATGTATGGCTGTGTGATGCTGATGAAGCAAATTGGCCATCTGGGTGGTGATTTCTTCTTCACTGATTGCCTTTTCTTTGGTTCCATTGTCTCAGCCACTGACCCAG tgaCAGTTCTAGCCATCTTCAATGAGCTGCAGGTGGATGCTGACTTGTACGCTCTGCTGTTCGGAGAAAGTGTTCTGAATGATGCCGTCGCTGTCGTACTGTCCTC GTCAATTATTGCATATCAGCCTGAAGGAGACAACACTCACACGTTTGAAGCCATGGCCATGCTGAAGTCCTTCGGCATCTTCCTGGGGGTCTTCAGTGGTTCTTTTGCTCTTGGAGTGGCAACTGGAGTCGTAACTGCATTG GTTACTAAGTTCACTAAGCTTAGGGACTTTCCATTGCTGGAGACAGCACTGTTCTTCCTCATGTCCTGGAGCACATTCCTGCTGGCCGAGGCATGTGGATTTACAG GTGTGGTGGCGGTTCTGTTCTGTGGAATGACACAGGCCCATTACACctttaacaatttgtctcctgAATCTCAGGAGAGGACAAAACAA TTATTTGAGCTTCTGAATTTTCTGGCTGAGAACTTCATATTTTCCTACATGGGCTTGACATTGTTTACCTTCAAGAACCACGTCTTCAACCCAATCTTCATAGTGGGCGCATTC CTGGCTGTGTTTCTGGGCAGAGCGGCGAACATCTACCCCCTCTCCTTCCTGCTGAACTTGGGCCGTAAACACAAGATCAGCCCCAACTTCCAGCACATGATGATGTTTGCAG GTCTTCGTGGCGCCATGACCTTTGCCTTGTCAATCAGGGACACGGCCACATATGCGCGGCAGATGATGTTCTCCACCACACTGCTGGTGGTCTTCTTCACCGTTTGGATCTGCGGTGGAGGCACAACTCAGATGCTGTCCTGCCAGAAAATCCG TGTTGGAGTAGACACCGATCAGGAGAACTTT CAGATCGGCCCTGATGGAGTGGAGAGGAGGAGCACTAAACAGGAGAGTGCCTGGTTCTTCAGGGTCTGGTACAACTTTGATCACAA TTATCTAAAGCCCCTTCTGACTCACAGTGGCCCACCGCTCACTGCCACATTTCCAGCCTGCTGTGGCCCTCTGGCACGTTGCCTCACCAGCCCACAGGCGTATGAG aATGAGGAGCAGCTGAAAGACAGCGACTCGGACCTGATCCTGAACGACAGTGACATCACGCTGACGTACGGTGACATCACTGTGAGCACAGATGCAACGGGTGCTCACACGAGCGGGATGCCCGTCGGAAGAGTGGCTGTGAACTCTGACGAGGCTCTGGACCGAGAGCTGGCGTTTGGCGACCACGAGCTGGTGATCCGAGGCACCCGACTGGTCCTGCCCATGGATGATTCGGAGCCCCCGC CCTCTGGACTCCCGCCGCCACCGGCACAAGAACGAAACGATGAGTTGAACGGGGCGAGTCTCTTCTCTCTAACATGTCTCATCCAGAGTGATCTCTCTCAGCACCTCTCCTGTCTCTGA
- the LOC109062616 gene encoding ER membrane protein complex subunit 5 isoform X1, whose protein sequence is MTQRSLRTASRASIGCARVKMASSFWKGVVGVGLFALAHAAFSAAQHRSYMRLTEKENETLPIDVSCNQLQDTDHLESHACVVFLDTASLVLCFQIVLQTLLAFVITCYGIVHISGEFKDMDASSELKNKTFDTLRNHPSFYLFNHRGRVLFRAPEQEPSTPSAQALPSNPLRLRKLENYH, encoded by the exons ATGACGCAGCGCTCGTTGAGGACTGCTTCACGCGCCTCGATCGGTTGTGCTCGAGTGAAAATGGCCTCGTCCTTCTGGAAAGGAGTTGTCGGTGTAGGCCTTTTCGCCTTGGCACACGCAGCTTTTTCAGCGGCACAGC acCGATCCTACATGCGACTGACAGAAAAAGAGAATGAAACGTTACCTATCGATGTAAGTTGCAATCAGCTACAAGACACTGATCATCTTGAATCACATGCATGTGTTGTTTTCCTCGATACAGCTtctcttgtgttgtgttttcagatAGTGTTGCAGACTTTGTTAGCGTTTGTGATCACGTGTTACGGCATAGTTCACATCTCAGGCGAATTCAAAGACATGGATGCTTCTTCAGAGCTCAAAAACAA GACATTTGACACATTGAGAAATCACCCGTCGTTCTACCTGTTCAATCACCGCGGCCGAGTACTCTTCCGCGCTCCAGAGCAAGAGCCCTCCACTCCCAGCGCCCAGGCCTTGCCCTCCAATCCCCTGCGGTTACGCAAGCTGGAAAATTATCATTGA
- the LOC109062616 gene encoding ER membrane protein complex subunit 5 isoform X2, with protein MTQRSLRTASRASIGCARVKMASSFWKGVVGVGLFALAHAAFSAAQHRSYMRLTEKENETLPIDIVLQTLLAFVITCYGIVHISGEFKDMDASSELKNKTFDTLRNHPSFYLFNHRGRVLFRAPEQEPSTPSAQALPSNPLRLRKLENYH; from the exons ATGACGCAGCGCTCGTTGAGGACTGCTTCACGCGCCTCGATCGGTTGTGCTCGAGTGAAAATGGCCTCGTCCTTCTGGAAAGGAGTTGTCGGTGTAGGCCTTTTCGCCTTGGCACACGCAGCTTTTTCAGCGGCACAGC acCGATCCTACATGCGACTGACAGAAAAAGAGAATGAAACGTTACCTATCGAT atAGTGTTGCAGACTTTGTTAGCGTTTGTGATCACGTGTTACGGCATAGTTCACATCTCAGGCGAATTCAAAGACATGGATGCTTCTTCAGAGCTCAAAAACAA GACATTTGACACATTGAGAAATCACCCGTCGTTCTACCTGTTCAATCACCGCGGCCGAGTACTCTTCCGCGCTCCAGAGCAAGAGCCCTCCACTCCCAGCGCCCAGGCCTTGCCCTCCAATCCCCTGCGGTTACGCAAGCTGGAAAATTATCATTGA